A portion of the Musa acuminata AAA Group cultivar baxijiao chromosome BXJ1-1, Cavendish_Baxijiao_AAA, whole genome shotgun sequence genome contains these proteins:
- the LOC135677293 gene encoding protein FREE1-like: MGGNGSQTRGEEAADASKVSDQSAERKKSLVDWMNLIKPANEEKDHWVPDEVVSKCTSCGSDFGAFNRRHHCRNCGDIFCDKCTKGRIALTAEENAQQVRVCDRCMAEVSQRLSNAKEAVSKPAGLQSHEDLARRLQVDAGRVNHSPTSSQ, translated from the exons ATGGGTGGAAATGGTAGCCAAACCAGAGGCGAAGAAGCTGCTGATGCTAGCAAGGTATCTGATCAATCAGCTGAAAGGAAAAAAAGTTTGGTGGACTGGATGAACTTGATTAAACCTGCTAATGAGGAGAAAGATCACTGG GTTCCGGATGAAGTTGTTAGCAAATGCACATCATGTGGATCAGATTTTGGAGCTTTCAATCGCAGG CATCATTGCAGGAATTGTGGCGATATTTTCTGCGACAAGTGCACAAAGGGTAGAATTGCTCTCACTGCAGAAGAAAATGCTCAGCAAGTCCGAGTTTGTGATAGATGCATG GCAGAAGTTTCTCAAAGGTTAAGCAATGCAAAAGAAGCTGTCAGCAAACCTGCCGGTCTGCAAAGTCATGAAGATCTTGCACGAAGGCTTCAG GTTGATGCAGGTCGAGTCAACCACAGCCCCACATCGAGTCAATAA